CGACATCCCTGCGTTAAGAACAgataacaaacacacattagGTTCGCAAAGTTAACTgaactaatgttagctacttAGTTCGCATTTAAATAATGTACCGTTACAATCTATTTAGTATCTTATATCAAAGTTAATGTTAGTTAACTTTACGTCTTAACGCTGTCTAGCAGGCTAAAATGCACAATACTTAACACTAACCTACCAACTAATGCTAGTAGGTAAGAGTGATAAAGTATTTTTCTATTATCCAAACAATACAGCTTTGTTATTGTGAATTAAGATAGCCAGACAAACTACTAACAGcaaagttagcatgctaacaagctGGGCTAACGCAATTGCGTAGTTTTCCTTGTTGACTATAACTTTATCTAACAAAAACGACTGCAGCTAAACTTTAGCCAACAACTCACTTATAAAGATAGGTAGTGCTCACCTGTGGCGGCTGAAGTTCCTTTAGCCACAATGACGACCTCTGAAGACAAAAGCGTAATCTGCTCTCTCCGCTGTCTTCAGGCGGTTTAATCCGCAAGTTTTCAAATGGGTATGGACATCGCGCCAAAGCAACGAAACTCTGACGTCACATACACGCGCCTCAAAGATCTGGGCGCATGGTTTTAAACAAACACTGCCACCTGCTGAACAATTGTGAACACTACAACACAAAGTTAGAGCTGCCAGAGCAGACTGATGAAAAACGCACACAAAGCCAAGTTTTTTTTGAGGTAGTAGCTGTATTCAAATGATTGACAACACAATCACCCCCTCTCCACTGTACCAATGTTTCAGCTACAGAAATGACAATACTTTTCACGAAATGTCTTACTTTCTATACAGCACTCAatcaaatgttaaaatgaaatgGTTTAACTCACTACCCACAGATGACTAATATTGTCAGGATGCAGCATTTGTCTTCATGTTCTTTTGCCCTCTTGTtttacttaaaacataaaactagTGTTCCAAGGCGTAATCACAAGAAACTAACCATACAACAAAGCAAAAAAGTATACATGGCTTAACTATTTTCagagaaaatactttttttattgtttattttgtagttGTACATGTAAATATAGTATAAATTATTGTGACAACTTGGGACTGTTAAACCATTGGGGGCTGTTTTAGTGTTTATTATTCACtagtaaaacaaaatgtaaacaaagaaatCACAATAAGAGcaccaaaggtaacaaaaaaaataaagattatcgttaacagtttataaaaaaaaaatatttaaatacatttgtaaCCACTTGgctccttcacacacactgcatCAGGCCAAGGCATATTACATAAACCAAAAGAAAAAGCACCAAATGTTAAGGAGGATGAGAAACAAAAAATCTAGTAACTAATGAAGAAATATTCTTCTCATTTTCCATCTGATCAGTGTCCACGTTTTGTTCCAGgtgtttattttctctttctgtcttgaGAGCATCGTGGGCAATACCTGACGGATGAATAAAAAAGCACAGCAAAAACATTTAGTTGACTGACTTGAATAAGTAACAATTCACACTTTTATTGCGCACAATGAAAATAGGATAGTACTGCTCGAGTTTCTTACCATTTGCCTCTTGGTTTGGTTGTCAGGCCCACACAAGCAAAATGGAACCACTCAATAGAGCACTGGagtaaagagaagaaaaaaaagaaaaaaaaagaggatgtGCTGTTAAATATTCCATTGCAAATGGAGCACTTAGTCGAGACAAAATGATTCAAAACACACGGTTACAAACAAAATCGATCTTTCAAAGGAGATACATCAGTATGTGTGGTGTGACATCTActtatgtaataataataatcactcACTCTGTCATCTGTGACCTTATCCACAGAGGAAGAGGCACTAGACTGCAGGACTCCTAAGCCTCTTCATTTGTGATTAACGTCTAAGAAATATATGTAAGGGAAAGGATGTACATGTACTCTATGTACATTAACTGATTATTACCTCCGCTAAGGTGGATGTGTTTTTGTtagttcattttctttttcttttgtctgtttgcaggattacggaaaaaaactactggcccaattttaatgaaacttggtggaagggtgtaccATAGGCCAAGAAAGAACCCATCACATTTTGGAGCGATCCAaaattcatttttcacttttggtgagatagggcatttgtgctgcattcatgtggtgttgaATAACTGGAATAATTAGTTCCCCACTGGGAAAATTCACCCTACATTAACATTACTTACTAGGAAGCTGGCAGGGTAAAGAGTGTTTCATGTCCGATCCAACTGATTCGGACATTTGCGTTCTAACATACATCTCCACCAGGTATGTCTAGATAATTTCAGGTTTGAAGTGCATGTATGTGTTGAAGGGACTATTGGGAGATAGGACATGCCTTGAcagaggtctgcgctctccgagtgcccttctaTTTGATATATAACATTATTCAATCTCCTTATTCTTATTAAATCTTCTAAATTCCAGGCCTGTGCCATAAAAATACATTGTTGTTGACCTTTGTGTTACTTTCATGGTATTTACAAACATTAAATCATAAGTTGTTTGGACAGGCCATTCACATTAAAGGTCTCATTAAAGTAGcattttatgtgtttgtttgtgttctaagatgtattgttttttctttatttttttatatgcgAAATGTCACAATAAAGCATTTTAGTACATATCTATACCAAAACCCCCTCCACCTTTTCTCTtcataaaaaacatttcattattttgctTATGGATCTTGCTCTTGGTAATGTTTACAATATTCCATCCAATGAAATATGATTATAGACTTTAAGGCAATGCCACTAACCAACAGTAGGAAATACTGATACAGAATCTACAAGGTACAGGGAAAACCATATACACACTCTTGTTTGGACAAAAGTATAAATATAGTGCCCCAATAACAACTATTGTAATAATCACAAGTGTCTCTAATTAGTGTATTTAACCATAAGTGTCTACAGAAttgttgtttgtattttattacaTACTTTCTTTGTAGGTATTTTTGTATAGTGGCTTCTGTAGTTGTATTTGCAATGCGTATGTTGTGAGCTCAGGTCACCTTTTTCCTATTTTCTATTctcttttattaataatattttataaatgGGTGTTCCTTTTTGATTGTATCTATgtaaagcacactgaattgcccctgtgtaaaaaacaacaacttgctATTGCTGTTTATCCCTAAGTAAATGCAACTGATGTAAAGCCTTATGTTAAATGTTTATCCCACATTTAAATTCTCAGACTAAATCTAACTAACTAAATATTAAGTCCCAACCCAACCTCTTGTTTAATCGAAAAACATAAaacgtaaaaataaataaagggtaAATTACAATCTCAAAGGCACTTCATGTGACCCCTAACTAAGATCGAAAGAGGGCCATAAAACAAAACTCACGTCAGTGTTGTCACAGCCGATCATCTCGCCGTAAGAAACCTGATGACACAGACAGTAGGTGGGTTCGTTGGGGTCCACTGGCATGTCCAGCACATCAGATGGGTGCACATTCCCAAAGTTGGTGGCAGGGCTGTTGAATTCTCCTCTGATGATGGGAAAAAGTGTTGAAAGTGAGAATGGGAGTATCATCATAAAACTGACCAACAATTATTAACTTCAAACATGAAAAGTAAACACATGGCCAGCACAAGCTGGAAATTTGATACACAACATACGGCTGAAGGAGTTTGACTTTCTTCTGTGCACTCTTGGGACTGCCATCTTCATCTGAACTCTTCACTTTAGACCTTGTTTTAGCCGTCTTCTTTTCCTTCTGTCTGGTTTCAGCTGGAATTACATAACCACTTTGTTATGTACCAATTATGGTTTTGGCTgccctaaataataataataataataataataataataataataccccaacatttaaagatattaaacaaagaaaatggaCACATACCTTTCTTCCCCTTACTAGAGGTGGAATCATAGTCAGTGCTCTCGATCTGCTTTTCCTTCAAGTCAGCCTCAAACCGAGCCAGGTCTGTGTCAAGACGCCGGATGTGTTTGTCGACCTGCAGAAAATGTAACTTCAGCAGACTGATTGTGGCATGGTGGGTCTATCAATTGTGTTTCCACTCATATGACCTACATATGTATGTAAAACATTGATTATTTCTAAGATACTAACCATCTCATAAGTCTGCATGGCCAGTTGCACCTTATCATCTCCAAACTCCTTGCATTTACTGTAAgactgctgaatctgtcttagTATGGACAGCTTTTGTTCAGAGGAGAGAGTCCTGGCGTTGGCTGTGTACTCTTTAGCCAGAGAGTCTATCTGTCCCTTTAGATCTAAAGCAGAGACAAGGAGTAAAACTTCTAAAACCATATTGTAACTGTTATGTCAATGTTACCAATGGGATAAAACTtatgctgaaaataaaaaaaaaactctcaaatatacagaaaataattgcaatgaaaaacaatatacttcaatattgtgttatttatacatatgtttatttggtttattgtctattttgttattattttgttgtatggtcTGGAATACTGTAGTTACTgagtcatcttttcttgatttttgtttgggtgggtggtgatgacgaAGGGTGGAGAATATGTTCATGTTGCGAACTGTATGTTTggtatgttgtttaaaaaataaaaaattgttaatcTCAAACAAAATATATTAGGTGTCTGTTTTCTTGTTGAGCATTCATGAACAGCTCATATTGAGCAATACAGGAAATAACTAGAATAATGgctaatattaataaataataacattaataaataacacttaCAACTTATTATACtaaattgaaaaaagtcaacTATTACCACAATGTTGTTCTTTAGAAAATGTTTACACACTGTTGTGGAGTATGTACTAGTTTTCAACTCaagatcagtggttctcaaacttttcagCTGGTGGTGACCCTTTAAAAGGTTCTGCACtggacattcagaacattaatataaaagTTAAGTGAAAAAGTTTTTCAGTACAGCCCATTTCAAATTAAGTAATGTCTACTTGTGACTTCAATCAAAGAATGATTCTCCGTCTTGGATTGTTTTATTTGAAGGATTTTCAGTGACCTGAAAAAGTCACAAGGAAAAGACAAACATTAAAGAGAGAAATAACTGTCTTAACATCATCTTGTGACCCCCCTCAGACCTTCCTTGGGATCCTTTTGAGGACCCCaacccccaggttgggaaccacagCATAGATCTCATAGTTCAACCATGAGATATATAGGTGGCATAGTTTGCTTTAACAGGTCTCTATAACAGTACAGCCGAAATGCATTCTCACATAAATCCATTGTTAAAATCCACACTAAAGTACACAGTTCATTGTTCTCACCCTCTGTGCGTTGATCTAGATCTCTCATCAAATTGAAGTTTCTCTGCAGCTCGAAGGGCAAGTTTTCTATACCTGGTGTTGTGGAAGGGGAGACAACAGTTTAAACCCGCTTTCAGTGAGAtgaaacagtaacgttaatacaagCAGGATAGCTATCTGAATGATGTGCCTTGGATGATCCTCCGGCTACCATTACCGATAGCGCTTTAACTAGCATCCACACGAAATGCAATAAACAGCAAGGGACACAAAGACAACCGATATTcttgtttaattaatttaaactaGATCAGCCCagcttgtacagtatgtgtactgTGCCATCTCAAACTGCATTATCCCTGCGCTGCGGTATCCCAGCAAATAGACTGAGCCTAAACCCGCTCACCGAAAGAAAACGGCTAAATTACTCTGTTCCGCACGCGGGTTGTCCAGGAGCTACAATACACAACGAAAGACAAAGCATAAAACGACCTAAGAAGGTTGAAATGTTTTCCAACATGTTTAAGTCATTATAAACAGCTTACTGTCCAAATAATGCTCCAAATACATCCCCGCCGCCATCTTAGAAAATGTAAACAACACAGCTTCCGGTCCGAAATGGACaaatctgattggttgtttccACATTCTTGACAAAACTGCTTTCCAGCACAAATACCCATTCAAAGTGGAATGCATTTTTcaagtaaaaactaaataaatgtaatcaaTACTAGCTGGTATA
This window of the Perca flavescens isolate YP-PL-M2 chromosome 6, PFLA_1.0, whole genome shotgun sequence genome carries:
- the ing4 gene encoding inhibitor of growth protein 4 isoform X2: MRDLDQRTEDLKGQIDSLAKEYTANARTLSSEQKLSILRQIQQSYSKCKEFGDDKVQLAMQTYEMVDKHIRRLDTDLARFEADLKEKQIESTDYDSTSSKGKKAETRQKEKKTAKTRSKVKSSDEDGSPKSAQKKVKLLQPGEFNSPATNFGNVHPSDVLDMPVDPNEPTYCLCHQVSYGEMIGCDNTDCSIEWFHFACVGLTTKPRGKWYCPRCSQDRKRK
- the ing4 gene encoding inhibitor of growth protein 4 isoform X1, whose product is MWKQPIRFVHFGPEAVLFTFSKMAAGMYLEHYLDSIENLPFELQRNFNLMRDLDQRTEDLKGQIDSLAKEYTANARTLSSEQKLSILRQIQQSYSKCKEFGDDKVQLAMQTYEMVDKHIRRLDTDLARFEADLKEKQIESTDYDSTSSKGKKAETRQKEKKTAKTRSKVKSSDEDGSPKSAQKKVKLLQPGEFNSPATNFGNVHPSDVLDMPVDPNEPTYCLCHQVSYGEMIGCDNTDCSIEWFHFACVGLTTKPRGKWYCPRCSQDRKRK